Proteins from a genomic interval of Brachybacterium vulturis:
- a CDS encoding ABC transporter ATP-binding protein, producing the protein MPIADPAPRPVLIGDQLTLSYGGSPVVHEVSIALRPGAVTALLGPNGSGKSTVLRALARLHPLQAGQTRLSDGEGERRTDLLGAKELARALTLFTQTRTAPQGLSVRDVVAFGRHPHRRRFAGLDEADRAAIAHAMRLTGITEFAARAVGELSGGEMQRVWLASCLAQDTAIVLLDEPTNHLDLRYQIETLDLVRELAEVHGVAVGIVLHDLDHAARIADQVVLLHEGRIHAAGETDEVLTSAHLSHVYDIPIDVSVDALDGRLRIDARSRRALPAAASA; encoded by the coding sequence GTGCCGATCGCCGACCCCGCCCCCCGCCCCGTCCTCATCGGTGACCAGCTCACCCTGAGCTACGGCGGCAGCCCCGTCGTCCACGAGGTCTCGATCGCCCTGCGGCCGGGGGCCGTCACCGCGCTGCTCGGCCCCAACGGCAGCGGGAAATCCACCGTCCTGCGCGCCCTGGCCCGGCTGCACCCGCTCCAGGCCGGACAGACGCGCCTGAGCGACGGGGAGGGGGAGCGCCGCACGGATCTGCTCGGGGCCAAGGAGCTCGCACGCGCGCTGACGCTGTTCACCCAGACCCGCACCGCCCCGCAAGGACTCTCGGTCCGCGACGTGGTCGCCTTCGGTCGCCACCCCCATCGCCGCCGGTTCGCGGGACTGGATGAGGCGGACCGCGCCGCGATCGCCCATGCGATGCGCCTGACAGGCATCACGGAGTTCGCCGCGCGCGCCGTCGGCGAGCTCTCGGGCGGCGAGATGCAGCGCGTCTGGCTCGCCTCCTGCCTCGCCCAGGACACCGCGATCGTGCTGCTGGACGAACCCACCAACCACCTCGACCTCCGCTATCAGATCGAGACGCTCGACCTGGTGCGGGAGCTCGCCGAGGTCCACGGCGTCGCCGTCGGGATCGTGCTGCACGACCTCGACCACGCCGCGCGCATCGCCGACCAGGTGGTGCTCCTGCACGAAGGGCGCATCCACGCCGCCGGAGAGACCGACGAGGTCCTCACCTCGGCGCACCTCAGCCACGTCTACGACATCCCCATCGACGTCTCCGTCGATGCCCTCGACGGCCGGCTCCGCATCGACGCGCGCAGCCGGCGCGCGCTCCCCGCCGCCGCGTCGGCCTGA